From the genome of Triticum aestivum cultivar Chinese Spring chromosome 3B, IWGSC CS RefSeq v2.1, whole genome shotgun sequence, one region includes:
- the LOC123066592 gene encoding glucan endo-1,3-beta-glucosidase GI-like codes for MTIGVCYGVVANNLPPANDVVQLYKSKGLTGMRIYFADAKALSALRGSGIALILDVGGTDVLASLAANASNAANWVRDNVRPYYPAVNIKYIAAGNEVLGGDTRNIVPAMRNLNSALAGAGLGLGAIEVSTSIRFDAVTNTFPPSNGVFAQAYMTDVARLLASTGAPLLTNVYPYFAYKDNPRDIQLNYATFRPGTTVRDQNNGLTYTCLFDAMVDAVVAALERAGAPGVRVVVSESGWPSASGFAATADNARAYNQGLIDHVGGGTPKRPGLLETYIFAMFNENFKTGELIEKHFGLFNPDKSPAYPIRFQ; via the coding sequence ATGACGATCGGCGTCTGCTACGGCGTGGTGGCCAACAACCTCCCGCCGGCGAACGACGTGGTGCAGCTCTACAAGTCCAAGGGCCTCACCGGCATGCGCATCTACTTCGCCGACGCCAAAGCCCTCTCCGCGCTCCGCGGCTCCGGCATCGCCCTCATCCTCGACGTCGGCGGCACCGACGTGCTGGCCAGCCTCGCCGCCAATGCCTCCAACGCGGCGAACTGGGTCCGGGACAACGTGCGGCCCTACTACCCGGCCGTGAACATCAAGTACATCGCCGCCGGCAACGAGGTCCTGGGCGGCGACACGCGGAACATCGTCCCGGCCATGCGGAACCTCAACTCGGCCCTCGCCGGcgccggcctcggcctcggcgCCATCGAGGTGTCCACCTCGATCCGGTTCGACGCGGTGACCAACACCTTCCCGCCGTCCAACGGCGTGTTCGCGCAGGCCTACATGACGGACGTGGCCCGGCTGCTGGCGAGCACCGGCGCGCCGCTGCTGACCAACGTGTATCCCTACTTCGCCTACAAGGACAACCCGCGGGACATCCAGCTGAACTACGCGACGTTCCGGCCGGGCACCACCGTGCGTGACCAGAACAACGGGCTGACCTACACGTGCCTGTTCGACGCCATGGTGGACGCCGTGGTGGCGGCGCTGGAGCGGGCCGGGGCGCCCGGGGTGAGGGTGGTGGTGTCGGAGAGCGGGTGGCCGTCGGCGAGCGGGTTCGCGGCGACGGCGGACAACGCGAGGGCGTACAACCAGGGGCTGATCGACCACGTTGGCGGGGGCACGCCCAAGAGGCCCGGCTTGCTGGAGACGTACATCTTCGCCATGTTCAACGAGAACTTCAAGACCGGGGAGCTCATCGAGAAGCACTTCGGGCTGTTCAACCCGGACAAGTCGCCGGCGTACCCCATCCGGTTCCAGTAG